From Anopheles darlingi chromosome 2, idAnoDarlMG_H_01, whole genome shotgun sequence, the proteins below share one genomic window:
- the LOC125949902 gene encoding trafficking kinesin-binding protein milt isoform X7: MTRTYDDIDAVTRLLEEKEKDLELTVQIGKELLAQNTQLENRVTELEQELRGTNENLAQLSHELHQKNELIGILTNDADDSSENVTPTASKSINLELLQRKVKQLEDENRSLRTEAAQLVQETDECEEQERKLMADIANQLTTANSEFDGLNLELERLKEENRLQHEQIISLTSRLAEAEIRLHQVTSENEEASSLLCITKENQNLLAGELAEFKVRYQEVLSLLQETQEQLRRQRKRSQPLARSSLIPGITMPAAPDSLQCELMETSLYSEHSLDSGIESVRGLGLGGGSQTAVPSYRRVFETVRSATRANPNGFSDSFGSTLGSMTMSSSSQPRMAPYVYPGLGSGNSNSSSALGAAAPTTLTHAYKGGSSLYSTMYAGGATSSLGGRSYSRESLATDSEDGYPGPAQTGIPGAPGAKDLEAALKRLTPAEVLARRAMLQHAPLGTYSYDEQPSGMPLGCRTPDSIMSTGSSGLSGLSSTQWRLPEKLQIVKPIEGSQTLHHWSRLATPTLSGLLEERPGVTIRGGRGLDELGLQTYSLSDVEEDEEEQPGKRFQSFGCTYTYTNSTVLHPDDGTTAVTFSLPPSQMSSQMASECPSRQPTAPSTPRSSLSRRNSCSTFSVNLGLASMLNERGIKAVTPSALNTPAGPNFSPTVTPCNSPDGSPTRSMSPEPPLLSGLLASGADILRKRFAASNSADGEGTSSGTSATNVSGSGVPGERSARIITRNKVALSRLEKKALRSIKIMEKVESIGLENIMLPAQHPPGISPLALHGSSALYTSTGRGRSPMAQLTSLKHLQDQRRKHQQQQQQQQDELLIDKETIKAVLTKGLSHDSLKSMASSGISSSADMSSSSSGYSDSDNSSVVSDQSEQVHRVTKDSSTTVSASGAPSSSSPTTAARLKQMQRQKSRRNLLNGANGGSQRPDLGTVNGSSGSRAPGVRPDLGTVGGGKSNSTTKQTSAAGNGKVGPGAKDHRRSEQQQQQPPVKEESRSLGQSVYGTISSLLFGRKGGLL; the protein is encoded by the exons ATGACCCGCACGTACGATGACATCGACGCTGTAACCCGCCTgctggaagagaaggaaaaggaccTCGAGCTGACGGTGCAGATTGGCAAGGAGCTGTTGGCGCAAAACACGCAGCTAGAGAACCGCGTTACCGAGCTGGAGCAGGAGCTGCGCGGTACGAACGAGAATCTGGCCCAGCTGTCGCATGAGCTGCACCAGAAGAACGAACTGATCGGCATCCTGACcaacgatgctgatgatagcAGCGAAAATG TTACACCAACGGCATCAAAATCGATCAatctggagctgctgcagcgcaaGGTGAAGCAGCTGGAGGACGAAAACAGATCGCTACGCACCGAGGCGGCCCAGCTGGTTCAGGAAACGGATGAGtgcgaggagcaggagcgcaAGCTAATGGCTGACATCGCGAACCAGCTCACAACAGCCAACAGTGAGTTCGACGGATTGA ATTTGGAGCTTGAACGGTTGAAGGAGGAGAACCGGTTGCAGCATGAACAGATCATTAGCCTTACGAGCCGGTTGGCCGAGGCCGAGATACGGTTGCATCAGGTGACGTCGGAGAATGAGGAAGCATCCTCGTTGCTATGTATCACCAAAGAGAACCAGAACCTGTTGGCTGGCGAGCTGGCAGAGTTCAAGGTGCGCTACCAGGAGGTGCTAAGTTTGCTGCAGGAAACACAGGAGCAACTGCGCCGCCAACGGAAACGCTCGCAGCCATTAGCGAGAAGCTCGCTGATACCCGGTATCACCATGCCAGCGGCACCAGATTCGTTGCAGTGCGAACTGATGGAAACATCGCTCTACTCCGAGCACAGTCTCGATTCGGGCATCGAGTCCGTACGGGGCCTTGGCCTCGGTGGTGGCTCGCAAACGGCAGTACCCTCGTACCGGAGGGTGTTCGAGACCGTACGATCCGCAACCCGGGCTAACCCGAATGGTTTCAGCGATAGCTTCGGATCGACGCTGGGCTCGATGACAATGAGTTCCTCATCCCAGCCGCGGATGGCACCATATGTCTATCCGGGACTGGGAAGTGGTAACAGCAACTCTTCCTCCGCACTCGGTGCCGCAGCTCCAACAACACTAACGCACGCGTATAAGGGTGGATCATCACTGTATAGCACAATGTACGCCGGTGGAGCGACCAGCTCGCTCGGCGGTCGTTCCTATTCACGCGAGAGTCTTGCCACCGACTCCGAGGATGGTTATCCAGGTCCAGCACAAACCGGTATACCGGGCGCTCCGGGTGCCAAGGATTTGGAAGCGGCCCTTAAGCGGCTCACCCCGGCGGAAGTATTGGCACGGCGTGCGATGCTACAGCATGCCCCTCTCGGTACCTATAGCTACGATGAGCAACCATCGGGTATGCCGCTCGGCTGCCGCACTCCGGACAGTATTATGTCGACCGGATCGTCCGGACTATCGGGTCTCTCCTCGACGCAATGGCGTTTGCCGGAGAAGCTTCAGATCGTGAAACCAATCGAAGGATCGCAAACGTTGCACCACTGGTCCCGGTTGGCCACACCAACGCTGAGTGGCTTGCTAGAAGAGCGACCCGGTGTTACCATACGCGGTGGCCGGGGACTAGACGAGCTCGGTCTTCAGACTTACTCGCTGTCCGATgtggaagaggatgaggaagagcAACCGGGCAAGCGATTCCAGTCATTCGGCTGTACTTACACCTACACCAACAGCACTGTTTTACATCCGGATGATGGTACCACAGCGGTAACGTTCAGTTTGCCACCCTCGCAAATGTCCTCACAGATGGCATCCGAGTGTCCTTCGCGGCAACCAACGGCTCCTTCGACGCCGAGATCGAGCCTGTCACGGCGCAACTCCTGCTCCACATTCAGCGTCAACCTTGGCCTCGCGTCGATGCTTAACGAACGCGGTATCAAAGCCGTTACACCCAGTGCCCTTAACACACCGGCTGGACCTAACTTCTCGCCCACCGTCACACCCTGCAATAGTCCTG ATGGTTCTCCTACACGTTCGATGTCACCGGAACCGCCACTACTGTCTGGATTGTTAGCTTCTGGAGCGGATATTCTTCGCAAACGCTTTGCTGCTAGCAACAGTGCCGACGGCGAAGGAACCAGCAGCGGAACCAGCGCCACCAATGTCAGTGGAAGCGGCGTTCCTGGTGAACGTTCAGCACGTATCATCACCCGCAATAAGGTGGCCCTTTCTCGGCTCGAGAAGAAGGCACTTCGTTCGATCAAAATTATGGAGAAGGTGGAAAGTATTGGTCTGGAGAACATTATGCTTCCAGCGCAGCATCCACCCGGTATCAGCCCATTAGCGCTGCACGGTTCCTCGGCCCTCTATACTTCAACTGGGCGCGGTCGTAGCCCGATGGCTCAGCTGACGAGCCTGAAACACCTTCAGGACCAACGCCgcaaacaccagcaacagcaacagcagcaacaggacgaGCTGCTTATCGATAAGGAAACGATTAAAGCTGTACTAACTAAGGGTTTGTCGCACGACAGTCTGAAGAGTATGGCCAGCAGCGGGATCAGTAGTAGCGCGGACAtgtcctcctcatcgtcgggCTATTCAGACTCGGATAATTCCTCCGTCGTGAGCGATCAATCAGAGCAAGTGCATCGCGTGACGAAAGATTCATCCACGACAGTCAGTGCCAGTGGAGCaccctcttcttcctcgccaACGACGGCCGCACGACTGAAGCAGATGCAGCGTCAGAAATCGCGTCGCAATCTGCTGAATGGAGCGAACGGTGGCTCACAGCGTCCCGATCTTGGCACCGTTAatggtagcagcggcagcagagcGCCTGGTGTTCGGCCTGATCTTGGTACCGTGGgcggtggaaaatcgaattcCACCACCAAGCAAACTAGCGCAGCAGGTAATGGTAAGGTCGGTCCGGGAGCGAAGGATCATCGACGAtcggagcagcaacaacagcaaccaccagtGAAGGAGGAAAGCCGTTCTCTTGGACAAAGTGTTTACGGTACGATCAGCTCTCTGCTGTTCGGTCGCAAAGGAGGATTACTTTAA